A window of Selenomonas ruminantium subsp. lactilytica TAM6421 contains these coding sequences:
- a CDS encoding TolC family protein: protein MKKQRFHKKLTALVLGGLMTFTFGSASAANTVQLNLQDAVQMALENNRSIKSALADVDSARWNLSNYRRQTGVTLSLSSGANRVNDTLARASHQGDNSYYTNSATAAIPLYNFSLRSGIEAAGYALNSADVTLENTKQFIRYQATADYYNILNYKNLIKVQEDTVRAYQEHLDNVNAQYRVGTVAKSDVLSSQVNLANAQQALTTAQNNYDIAVATLNNVLGLPTDTVLEIDDQLKHPSYDLKLEDCTSYALNNRADGAAAYYAVKQAEAGINQAKAGWYPTVTASATKAIEGKNEFKTDHGNTWTIGATANWNIFDNGATSASVHSAEASLAKAQEAMHAQDETIQLDVRTAFLNLQAAEKNIGTTETAVKQAEEDLKIANVRYSAGVGTNLDVMDATEKMTAARTNYNNALYTYNLSKAALDKAMGIPVDIDVAKYKASQMEGNKVKKVREDAKVTENPVLELSPEAKKASKDEMKAMRKAEREARKAAKESRRKDKEAKTVNEEKSAAATAPVATETAASTEAVASEMAQ, encoded by the coding sequence TTGAAAAAGCAACGTTTCCATAAAAAATTGACGGCTCTGGTCTTGGGCGGTCTCATGACCTTTACCTTTGGTTCCGCTTCCGCAGCGAATACGGTGCAGCTCAACCTGCAGGATGCCGTGCAGATGGCGCTGGAAAATAACCGCAGCATCAAGAGTGCCCTGGCCGATGTGGATTCGGCACGTTGGAATCTGTCCAATTACCGCCGTCAGACCGGTGTGACATTGTCCCTGTCCAGTGGGGCAAATCGGGTAAATGATACGTTGGCAAGGGCTTCACACCAAGGGGACAATTCTTATTATACCAACAGCGCTACGGCAGCGATTCCCCTTTACAATTTTTCCCTGCGCAGTGGCATTGAGGCGGCAGGCTATGCCCTGAACTCTGCTGATGTGACGCTGGAGAACACCAAACAGTTCATTCGCTATCAGGCTACGGCTGATTATTACAATATCCTGAACTACAAGAATCTCATCAAGGTGCAGGAAGATACGGTCAGGGCCTATCAGGAACATCTGGACAATGTAAACGCCCAGTACCGGGTGGGCACGGTGGCCAAATCCGATGTGCTTTCGTCCCAGGTGAATCTGGCCAATGCCCAGCAGGCCCTGACCACGGCTCAGAACAACTATGATATCGCCGTGGCTACCTTGAATAACGTATTGGGGCTGCCCACGGATACGGTGCTGGAAATAGATGATCAGCTGAAACATCCCAGCTATGACCTGAAGCTGGAGGATTGCACCAGCTATGCCCTGAACAACCGGGCAGACGGGGCGGCTGCCTATTACGCCGTGAAGCAGGCAGAAGCAGGCATCAATCAGGCCAAGGCCGGCTGGTATCCTACGGTGACGGCTTCGGCAACCAAGGCCATCGAAGGCAAGAACGAATTCAAGACCGATCATGGCAATACCTGGACCATCGGTGCCACGGCCAATTGGAATATCTTTGACAATGGGGCAACTTCAGCCAGCGTGCACAGTGCAGAAGCATCCCTGGCCAAGGCCCAGGAAGCCATGCATGCCCAGGATGAGACCATCCAGCTGGATGTGCGCACGGCCTTCCTGAACCTGCAGGCCGCAGAGAAGAATATCGGCACCACGGAAACGGCTGTGAAGCAGGCGGAAGAGGATCTCAAGATCGCCAATGTCCGCTATTCTGCCGGCGTGGGCACGAACCTCGATGTGATGGACGCCACGGAGAAGATGACGGCCGCCCGCACCAACTACAACAATGCGCTCTATACCTATAATCTGTCCAAGGCAGCTCTCGATAAGGCCATGGGCATTCCCGTGGACATCGATGTGGCCAAGTACAAGGCTTCCCAGATGGAAGGCAACAAGGTGAAGAAGGTCCGGGAAGATGCCAAGGTCACGGAAAATCCGGTACTGGAACTTTCGCCGGAAGCCAAGAAGGCATCCAAGGATGAGATGAAGGCTATGCGCAAGGCAGAGCGGGAAGCCCGCAAGGCCGCCAAAGAAAGCAGACGCAAAGATAAAGAAGCAAAAACTGTGAATGAAGAAAAGAGTGCCGCAGCGACGGCACCTGTGGCCACGGAAACTGCTGCCAGCACCGAGGCGGTAGCCAGTGAGATGGCCCAATAA